From Pseudodesulfovibrio nedwellii:
ATATACATCATGCCCTGCCCATCACTGACGGAAATGGCTTTCACTGATGAATGCTTGGCAAACAGATCACGAAATTCCTTGCGCAAAGCCATGGGTTTCAAACTGGATAACGTGCCGTCACTAATTTCATCGTTTGAATTCCTCACCGCGTTAAGAAGAATGGTGACCGCACCGGACAACCCGCGAGCAGAACCTTCCACGGCAACAACAGCTGCATCGCGACGAATTTCCCGCACGCCCCAGTAAGCGAGAGACCCGATAGCCGCCACAACAAGAATCACACCGTAAAAAACGAGTCGATAGAGTTCCTTGCCACGTATATGCTTCACTCTCGCCATGATTATTCTCCGCCGTCCATATCACCGTATTCAAGCAGTATCCGGTCCACTGCGCCATCAGTCAGATCAAACATTTCGTCACTGTGATCAAATCCGGCCAAATGCAATATCCCGTGCGCCAACAACCGCGCCAAATGCTCCAACGGTTGTTGACCATAGAGTTCGGTCTCACGAGCCAAGGTATCCACGGACAACACCAGTTCTCCCAAAGAACTGCCGTCATCATCCGCAACCACCAATTCCACGTCTGCATCTCCTGAATCGGGGAAACTAAGAATATTGGTCGGTCCCGTACAGCCAAGAAATTCGGCATTGACCAGAGCTATTTCACGATCATCCACCAGTGTCAGGGAAAACGTTCGTCCCTCCAGCCCCAAAGACTCCAAAAGAAGATCAGACAACACCTCCAACTCCCTCTGAGACAAAGGGAACCGAGGATTGAGACGAACTTTGCTGACAATTCTGACCACGCCACTCATAACTATTTCCTGCCGCCTTCGTGAACATCATACGCACGAACAATCCGACCGACCAAGGGATGACGAATAACATCATGTTCATCAAAGGTCACAAAATTCACCCCTTTGACGCCAGTCAAAATCTTTCGGGCCTGCAACAAACCGGATTTGGCGTGAACGGGCAGATCAATCTGCGTCACATCACCAGTAATAACGGCTTTGGAACCGAATCCAAGCCGAGTCAGAAACATCTTCATCTGCTCTGGCGTCGTATTTTGTGCCTCGTCCAAGATGATGAAAGCATCATTAAGTGTACGACCACGCATGAAAGCCAATGGCGCAATTTCAATAATACCGGCTTCTTGATAATCCTGAACTTTGGTAAAATCGAGCATGTCATGCAGGGCGTCATACAATGGGCGCAGATACGGATTAATTTTCTCCGCAAGATCACCCGGCAGAAAACCAAGCTTCTCCCCTGCCTCCACGGCAGGACGAGTCAACACGATCCGTTTGACTTCCCGACGGGAAAGAGCCCCCACCGCCATGGCGACGGCCAGATATGTTTTACCCGTTCCGGCCGGACCAATTCCAAACGTCATGTCGGAATCATGGATTGCATCCAAATACTCCCGCTGGGTCAACGACTTGGGAGACACGGTTCGCTTGCCCGAAGTGGCGTAAACATCACCTTTGAACACTTCACCCACATCCGCGGACGGCTGCCGTTCAAGTATGCGACAGGCAAAATCCACATCCTGCGGATGCACGGACTTGCCACGCTGAATCATTGCATACAACTGCGACAAAACCTGACCGGCCAAATCGGCCTTGGCCTCATCTCCTTCAGGTGCCGCAACAGTGACCGTGTTACCACGACTTTCAACGGTTACCCCAAGGCGCTCACTCAACAACTTCAAATGTTGATTATGCGGGCCAAAAAGCTGGCTCGCCATATGACCGTCGTCAAATTCAAGTTTGGTGGAAGACAGAATCTTTTCCTCCGGTTAATTTTTAATACGCAGAAACATCCATTTGCATGCCCTGCGTTCTAAAAAATTTGCAATTTCATACAAAGCCGCGCCCATCATGCTCATTCCCAGAATGCCGGAGAACATAGTCAGATAATCCATGGAACCCCAAGCATCCATTATCATATAGCCCAGCCCTCTGGTCGTGGCAAAAGATTCCACAAAAAAGAGCACAGCCACAGCCACACCGGTGCCCAGTCGCAAAGCGGTAAATCCATGGGGCAAAGCCGCAGGAAGCAGCACCTCGCGCAGGACATCCATACGGGAACCTCCGAGAGAGCGAACGGAATCAAAATATTTCGGATGAATGGAACGAACACCATCCCGTGTTGTCACAAGTATCTGATACCCGAGGATCAATCCAATCATGGCTATTTTCGCAGTGTCCCCCAACCCCAACAAAAGCAGGAATACCGGCAGCAAGACGATCTTTGGAATAGGATATGTCAAAAATACAAACGGCGCGAATATAGCGTCAACACGCTTCATGCTGCCCATAATCAACCCAAGAGGAAATGCCGTCACCCATGCCAAAATCATTGCCATCACAGCACGATACCCACTGACAAAGAAATGTTCCCAAAACTCACGCGTCAGCATGGCCGACAAAAAAGCCCGGGAAGCATCTTCGGGATGTGGCAAGATGACTCCACCCATCCCTATCGCCGCGAACTTCCACAGCACGCCGATGACAAAGATAACCAGCCCATATCGTAAACACGCTTTACACAGGCCTACCATAGGTCCTCCACGGTATGCCTGAGCTTTTTCAAAAGCGAGAAACACGCCTCGGTATCACGAATGGACGCATCACCGAATCCGGGATTATCGAACACAGCCACAGGACTGGCCGGGCGACCAGACATGACCATGATTCGTTTCCCAAGCACCACGGCTTCTTCTAGGGAATGGGTGACCAAAACAAACGGAACTTTACGGACTTTCCATACATCGAGCAAAGCCCGCTGCAATCGTTCACGCGTCAAGGCATCCAATGAGGAAAAAGGTTCATCCAGCAACATGAGACGAGGTCTAGTGACAAAAGCCCGGGCAATAGCCACCCGCTGCTGTTCACCACCGCTCAAATTGGCCGGATAATCGTCATCCCGACCAATAATGCCGACCTCAGTCAACTGTGCGCGGGCCTGCGCCATGCGTTCTTTTCTACCCACGCCTTGCACCTTGAGACCAAGGGCCACGTTGTCAATGACGGTACGCCACGGTAACAAGCCATAGTCTTGCAATATAATAGAAATATCAGAAGATGGCGCATTAATGGGACGTCCTTCAAGCAAAGCACGCCCGGTATCTGGCGCAGCCAGTCCGCTCAGCAAATAGAGCAAGGTAGTCTTGCCGCAACCAGAAGGCCCGACAACAGCCAATGTTTCTTCTTGCCCAAGAGAAAAAGAAACATTTTCAAGAACGGCCTGCCCGTTGTATAATTTCCCCAAATTCTCAGCAGTCAGCATACACTAAGGGATAACCGGAGAGAGAGCCGTCTCATCCGGCACTTTTACTTTGAGAAGCCCTTTTTCAACCATCCAGGTCTGAACTTCATCCAACTCGGCAGCGGACGGCAGCGAGGGCATTGGATACGGATACACAGGGAATTCAGCCATCAAAGGCTTGGGAATGCGACAGGTCTTTGCCATAAGAGACCGATACTTTTCCGGTGAATCAGCCAGACGCTGTACAGCCTCTTTGTATGCAGCGATAAACGCCGTATATCCCTTGGCGTCATCAGCAAAATAGGAATCATGCAGACAAAGAACCGTCAGCGGCATGTCGAGTTTTTCGGCAGTAGCCAACGTTGCCCCACCCTTGAGTCGTGCTAGAGAAAGCAACGGTTCAGGCAACAAAGCACTGTCCACCTGATCTGTCATGAGCATTTGCATCCGAATGGGAATTTTTTTGATTTCAAGCAAAGAAAAATGACCACGGTTCACACCAAGTTGATTTTCCATCTTATCAGCAAGATATTCCATTACGGTGGATCTCGACAAACCAAGGGTACGCCCTTTCATGTCGCCGATATCACGATCTTTGTTCGCCGGAGACAACGCGATGCCAAACATGGGGTAACCGGGAGTCGTACGCCAGGAAGTCAGGGCAATGCGCATGGGCACTCCCTGATTTATCAATAAATATGTGGCAATAAGATCGCCAAAATATCCGTCCAGTTGCCCTGCCTGCATGGCGGTGTCCCGCTCCAACGCAGACGCGAACCGAATCAGTGCCATATCAATGCCGTGTTTTTCAAACAACCCGTCCTGAACACCCACCTGTAATGGCAGTGTGTCTATTACCGGAAGGATGCCGAATCGAATTTTCAGATTCTCCGCATGAGCAGACACGCTCATCAGAAACAACAAGGCAATGGCTATACAGACTTTTTTCATTAATTTCTTCCTCTTGATTTCGAAAGAGCCTGTACCATGCACCAAAAAGAAAGAAAAGGCGAAGAGGTGCAACCCTTCGCCCATTATCGACGCTCTCACGTCACTATAAATAACAAATTAAAAGCCCCTCCCTTTCTAATTCTCAAAAAGAAAGGCCTTCAAAGTCTAATGATTATGGGAATGAGGACGCACAAAACTCCATGCAACCAAGAGCAAGGTGATCACAGCAGATGTCACTCCCAACCAATACGGAGTTACTTCATTCACTTCACCGACAACAGCCGTAATATCCAGTCCGAGAGAGAGATAAAGCAAATCCGTGGCCCACGCCAACGCCAACGAACAGACCACTATGGACAGGACATACATACCTGCCGCACGCTTACCTAACGTCTTAAGCATAACCGTGATGGTTGCACCATTGGTGGCAGGACCGGCAAGCAGAAAAACCAAAGCCGCCCCCGGAGACAACCCCTTGAGCAGCAAAGAAGCGGCAATAGGCGTAGATGCCGTTGCGCACACATACAATGGCAAAGCCACGACCAACATAACGAAATACGACAGGAAGCCGGTTCCGACATATTGATCCAACGCATCGGACGGCACCACTGCGGAAATAATACCGGCAATGACTACACCGACCAGCAGCCAACGGCCGATATCAGCAATCATTTCGCCGAAGGCATAGTTCATACCCAATCGAAACTTGGCACCAATACTCAAATTCTCATCAGTACTACAATGATCATGTCCACAACCGCAGCTACCCACTCCGCACTCATCCGGAGCAGCGACAACACTGGCCATAGGCAACGGCTCCTTCTTGTCGGGAAACGCGTTAACCAATACACCAGCAAAAACGGCGGTAATAGACGCAGCGATGGGCCGAATAACTGTCATAATCGGATCAATAAGTGCATATGTCACCGCCATGGAATCCACGCCGGTTTCGGGAGTGGAAATCATAAAGGCTGTTGTAGCCCCCTTACTTGCTCCCTGTCTGCGAAGTCCCAGTGCTGTCGGGAGGACGCCGCATGAACACAACGGTAAAGGAACACCAACAACGGCTGCCTTGAGTACTGAACCAACAGATTTTTTCCCAAGATGACGAGCCATGTACTCGTCGGGAACAAACCCCTTAAGCAAACCGGCAACAAAGAAACCAAACAAAAGGTATGGGCCAGCATCTACAAGCACATGCCATGATTCGGTCACAACACGTATAATAATATCCAACATAGCTATCTCTCGTCAATGGTTATAATGTTCATATATGAGTAAGTATTCATAGATTGAGACAAAAAAAAGAGGACAGGGGCTCTTACCCCTGTTCCCTGACATGCTCAAGTCCCTGACTGACCAAATTACGCACGTGGTCATCATCCAGAGAATAAAAAACGTTCTTTCCTTCCTTACGATACCGAACCAGCTTTGCAGCACGGAGCAATCGCAACTGATGGGAAATGGCAGATTGAGACATATCCAGAACTTCAGCCAACGCACAAACACACAACTCACCAACAGACAAGGCATAGAGAATGCGGACACGGGTATAATCACCAAGAGCCTTGAACAATTCTGCCAAAAAGAGAAATTCCCTTTCGGACAGCATCTTTTCCTTGGCAGCAGCCACATTCTTTTCGTGTTGTTCAGTATCACTACACGCCATATTGGACATAATTCGCCTCACATGAGTAGTTGTTCATTTGTCGTTAGAGTACGATCTGCTCATATGTTTGTCAAGATCATTTCATACCAATCAAAGAAGAAAAAGCGGTTCCTGATGATATAAAAAATCATCAGGAACCGCTGATATTTATGATTCAACCAACCTTAACCCAGTCCAAGTTTACCCAATGTAAGCTGCTTACGACCAGAATTTTCCAGGATCTTCGCAATGAGTTCTCCGTGCTCCAATCCAGCCTTTCGGACCTCGGCCAGCAGGCCTGCCACAATTTTTTCTTGAGCCAGATAGCTGAAGACTACATCACGGATATCCCGCAACTCGACAAGATGGTCAGCCCACCCCATGCCTTCCTGATACAACATCTTGGCCGAAACAAACGATGCCAACAGAGCCATTTGATGACCTCGCGGCAGATCATTAACGATTCGATCACGATATTTTTCCACGAACACCGCTGGGCAGTAGGACAAAAGGACCTCGACCAGTTCGGAATCATCAGCAACCTTATCAACCGAATCATTCAGGACCAAAGCGACTCTGTCTGCAAGTGAATTAATGGATTCAGACAATTCAAATGACAACTCGGTAATAGTCCGTTTTCCACCAGCCAGCTTGAACTCGCGCATGAGTACTTGCGCCTCGGACCGAGCACGATCTCGCAGAATTTCGATCAATTGCGCCACGTACTCGTCCTTGATTTCCAAGAATTCCTCTTCATTAAGAATGAGTCCTGCCAGGATTTCATAGGAAGAACAGATAACACCGGTCTTATTGGCCGAAGGCCCCGGTACAGCCAGAACCCCAGCTTTTTCCATTTCTGCACGGGCATCAGTGGAAATGAAAATATTCGCACCTTCTACCAAGCCACGTGCTGACGGAGTACCATCCTTCTGCAAGAACTCCTTCCAGTTGGACATATTAATTGTATCAGGCCGCCCACCTGAAGGTATGAAGATATCGGCAACCGCCGTATTGTGCAGTGTGTTGCGTATACGAGTACCTTCCGGTTCATCCGTGGACACCACGAACGCCCCTTCACCCGTCAACTTGGATTTGTCGAAATGAGAGGCTTTGTACTCACCATCCATGAGTCGGAGGAGTTCAGCATGATCCATTCCGTCTGGATCATATGCAGCACCGTGCCCATCGGTCATGGCAATGATCTTCGCATTTTCACCGTAATCACGCATAAGGAAACGCATGACATTGGATGCGACGTCACCGGCGGGCCCGCCGGTAATCTTGACCGTAAACGGGTCCTGATCAGGATTAATGCCAAGGGTACGCAACAACTCATCAGCAAAAACAATAACGCCTTCGGAAGTCACACCGTATTCTTTATGCGCAATACCTGCTCCGGGTTTAGAACTCATGAATGCGCTGGGCCACTTGTACCCACGCTGTTCCGCCCGTGCTGCAATCCACCGAATATGATCAGGAGTAATATTCTCATCCGGGCCAAGGAAAATAATCTCTTCACGACCGAGATGATCAACGATACCAGGCTGAACAAAACCATCCGTACCTTCGGGAATAATCAAAAGATCCAAGAAAGAATCCACCATGGATTTGACGGCCAGATCAATATCCCCATCAGGTCCGAGAAGTATAACCGCTTTGGAGCCCCCCTCGGGAATGTCCTTATTCTTGAACTGTTGGGCTGAAGCGAGTTTGGTCACTTCATCAAACAGTCGGTTGGACTCCATCTCAAACCCTTCCTGACTCCAGGTCCGAACGACACGCACTCCACCACGCGCCGTATCACGATACCGCACCTGGAAGGCAAAACTATATGGACCATGGAAACAATAAACGCCGAACGGTCGCTCTGCTTTGGGCATGGGAGCCAAAATTAGTGGATCAAGTCGGAAACTCAAGCCAAGCTTATGTTCCAAATAATAATTTGTCCGTAATGTGTACCGGAAGAATTTATAGATATATGTCAGGATA
This genomic window contains:
- the ybeY gene encoding rRNA maturation RNase YbeY, whose translation is MSGVVRIVSKVRLNPRFPLSQRELEVLSDLLLESLGLEGRTFSLTLVDDREIALVNAEFLGCTGPTNILSFPDSGDADVELVVADDDGSSLGELVLSVDTLARETELYGQQPLEHLARLLAHGILHLAGFDHSDEMFDLTDGAVDRILLEYGDMDGGE
- a CDS encoding PhoH family protein, with translation MASQLFGPHNQHLKLLSERLGVTVESRGNTVTVAAPEGDEAKADLAGQVLSQLYAMIQRGKSVHPQDVDFACRILERQPSADVGEVFKGDVYATSGKRTVSPKSLTQREYLDAIHDSDMTFGIGPAGTGKTYLAVAMAVGALSRREVKRIVLTRPAVEAGEKLGFLPGDLAEKINPYLRPLYDALHDMLDFTKVQDYQEAGIIEIAPLAFMRGRTLNDAFIILDEAQNTTPEQMKMFLTRLGFGSKAVITGDVTQIDLPVHAKSGLLQARKILTGVKGVNFVTFDEHDVIRHPLVGRIVRAYDVHEGGRK
- a CDS encoding ABC transporter permease translates to MVGLCKACLRYGLVIFVIGVLWKFAAIGMGGVILPHPEDASRAFLSAMLTREFWEHFFVSGYRAVMAMILAWVTAFPLGLIMGSMKRVDAIFAPFVFLTYPIPKIVLLPVFLLLLGLGDTAKIAMIGLILGYQILVTTRDGVRSIHPKYFDSVRSLGGSRMDVLREVLLPAALPHGFTALRLGTGVAVAVLFFVESFATTRGLGYMIMDAWGSMDYLTMFSGILGMSMMGAALYEIANFLERRACKWMFLRIKN
- a CDS encoding ABC transporter ATP-binding protein; this translates as MLTAENLGKLYNGQAVLENVSFSLGQEETLAVVGPSGCGKTTLLYLLSGLAAPDTGRALLEGRPINAPSSDISIILQDYGLLPWRTVIDNVALGLKVQGVGRKERMAQARAQLTEVGIIGRDDDYPANLSGGEQQRVAIARAFVTRPRLMLLDEPFSSLDALTRERLQRALLDVWKVRKVPFVLVTHSLEEAVVLGKRIMVMSGRPASPVAVFDNPGFGDASIRDTEACFSLLKKLRHTVEDLW
- a CDS encoding ABC transporter substrate-binding protein; this encodes MKKVCIAIALLFLMSVSAHAENLKIRFGILPVIDTLPLQVGVQDGLFEKHGIDMALIRFASALERDTAMQAGQLDGYFGDLIATYLLINQGVPMRIALTSWRTTPGYPMFGIALSPANKDRDIGDMKGRTLGLSRSTVMEYLADKMENQLGVNRGHFSLLEIKKIPIRMQMLMTDQVDSALLPEPLLSLARLKGGATLATAEKLDMPLTVLCLHDSYFADDAKGYTAFIAAYKEAVQRLADSPEKYRSLMAKTCRIPKPLMAEFPVYPYPMPSLPSAAELDEVQTWMVEKGLLKVKVPDETALSPVIP
- a CDS encoding SO_0444 family Cu/Zn efflux transporter, which encodes MDIIIRVVTESWHVLVDAGPYLLFGFFVAGLLKGFVPDEYMARHLGKKSVGSVLKAAVVGVPLPLCSCGVLPTALGLRRQGASKGATTAFMISTPETGVDSMAVTYALIDPIMTVIRPIAASITAVFAGVLVNAFPDKKEPLPMASVVAAPDECGVGSCGCGHDHCSTDENLSIGAKFRLGMNYAFGEMIADIGRWLLVGVVIAGIISAVVPSDALDQYVGTGFLSYFVMLVVALPLYVCATASTPIAASLLLKGLSPGAALVFLLAGPATNGATITVMLKTLGKRAAGMYVLSIVVCSLALAWATDLLYLSLGLDITAVVGEVNEVTPYWLGVTSAVITLLLVAWSFVRPHSHNH
- a CDS encoding ArsR/SmtB family transcription factor; amino-acid sequence: MSNMACSDTEQHEKNVAAAKEKMLSEREFLFLAELFKALGDYTRVRILYALSVGELCVCALAEVLDMSQSAISHQLRLLRAAKLVRYRKEGKNVFYSLDDDHVRNLVSQGLEHVREQG
- a CDS encoding NAD-glutamate dehydrogenase domain-containing protein; this encodes MSDKITVDPTNVQKKVVERFQKSISDLIPWFYNDMPEYYFLTHGEEEQINHVMALLSGMVRKEKQSLALHSPCGTKVTHITPGGDMDALAGVLKGYQDRDIQIARIYSSRDDSLRLDTFVFGPQPLCAVDAQSVKNVMGMVQDGSVNLGSEDSGEFKNFLGSVSEDYIEKFEPGRVLRHFKTCGCVETQERVQVLLEKDVHQGFDRISVAMANPPRTSLLLRVVNVFARESIPVDRAYSDQFERGEKPPVVIMSFYLDKKRIDLDESCEQWLRLKRQLEMTKWFAPHGLDALANEEGWELEQVMLMQAAGEFAHQFLIKKDMHAYTSSRIVYVILKHRDVAQKLLDYFDARFNPDFTGDREAAMAEKRAIARAAIRDVGNAIHRDILTYIYKFFRYTLRTNYYLEHKLGLSFRLDPLILAPMPKAERPFGVYCFHGPYSFAFQVRYRDTARGGVRVVRTWSQEGFEMESNRLFDEVTKLASAQQFKNKDIPEGGSKAVILLGPDGDIDLAVKSMVDSFLDLLIIPEGTDGFVQPGIVDHLGREEIIFLGPDENITPDHIRWIAARAEQRGYKWPSAFMSSKPGAGIAHKEYGVTSEGVIVFADELLRTLGINPDQDPFTVKITGGPAGDVASNVMRFLMRDYGENAKIIAMTDGHGAAYDPDGMDHAELLRLMDGEYKASHFDKSKLTGEGAFVVSTDEPEGTRIRNTLHNTAVADIFIPSGGRPDTINMSNWKEFLQKDGTPSARGLVEGANIFISTDARAEMEKAGVLAVPGPSANKTGVICSSYEILAGLILNEEEFLEIKDEYVAQLIEILRDRARSEAQVLMREFKLAGGKRTITELSFELSESINSLADRVALVLNDSVDKVADDSELVEVLLSYCPAVFVEKYRDRIVNDLPRGHQMALLASFVSAKMLYQEGMGWADHLVELRDIRDVVFSYLAQEKIVAGLLAEVRKAGLEHGELIAKILENSGRKQLTLGKLGLG